A window from Vanessa cardui chromosome 21, ilVanCard2.1, whole genome shotgun sequence encodes these proteins:
- the LOC124538772 gene encoding 3-hydroxyacyl-CoA dehydrogenase type-2-like: protein MLKGLVSLVTGGASGLGKATVERLIQNGGKVVILDVQGTRAQEVKKKLGDDVLVSVGNITSEEDVLKALDLAKTKFGKLDTLVNCAGHAQTSQVYNFFQDKETEMEHFINCINVNTIGTFNVIRLAAGVIGKNEPTEDGQRGVIINTASTIAYEGDIGQAGYAASTAAIVGMTLPIARDLAPRGIRVVTIAPGFFDTPLIGYLPEKMIEFLKRMTPFPSRLGKPSEYAHLVTSIIENPMLNGEVIRLDGAQRWFPL from the exons ATGCTAAAG GGGCTTGTAAGTTTAGTTACTGGAGGAGCTTCAGGTCTTGGAAAAGCAACCGTGGAAAGGCTGATTCAAAATGGAGGCAAGGTTGTTATATTGGATGTTCAAGGCACAAGGGCACAGGAGGTGAAAAAAAAGCTGGGGGATGACGTCCTAGTCTCTGTCGGTAAC ataACTTCTGAAGAGGATGTTTTAAAAGCGTTGGATTTAGCCAAGACAAAGTTTGGCAAATTAGACACACTAGTTAATTGTGCTGGTCACGCTCAAACAAGCCAGGTTTACAACTTCTTCCAGGACAAAGAAACAGAGAtggaacattttataaattgcataaat gTAAACACAATAGgtacatttaatgttataagaCTAGCAGCTGGTGTAATAGGCAAGAATGAACCAACAGAAGATGGTCAGAGAggtgttataataaatacagcaTCGACAATAGCATACGAGGGTGATATTGGTCAAGCAGGTTACGCTGCATCAACAGCTGCAATTGTTGGTATGACATTACCAATAGCGAGGGATCTTGCTCCGAGAGGTATCCGAGTTGTAACTATAGCACCAG gATTTTTTGACACTCCCTTAATAGGATATTTACCAGAGAAGATGATTGAATTCTTAAAACGAATGACACCATTCCCATCAAGATTAGGCAAGCCATCGGAATATGCTCATCTTGTTACTAGTATTATTGAAAATCCAATGTTAAACGGTGAAGTTATAAGGTTAGATGGAGCTCAAAGGTGGTTCCCACTATAA
- the LOC124538951 gene encoding zinc finger CCHC domain-containing protein 10 has protein sequence MTLGTYNRHQAERKKQAALAAAFPQGIRCQKCLEYGHWSYECKGKRKIPVRPSRSQILKKNLKAKQENDCSNGKCKIPNKKKRTNSDCSDCSDSSSSGSSSDSSSGSSSSSNSDSSSDSESDSSSSSSSGSESCSDC, from the exons ATGACTTTGGGTACTTACAACAGACATCAAGCAGAGCGCAAAAA GCAAGCAGCTTTGGCAGCTGCATTTCCTCAAGGGATACGCTGTCAGAAATGTCTGGAATATGGGCATTGGAGCTACGAATGTAAGGGAAAACGTAAGATACCAGTGCGTCCGTCTCGCTCCCAGATCTTAAAGAAGAACTTGAAAGCGAAGCAAGAGAATGACTGCAG CAATGGAAAGTGCAAGATACCAAACAAAAAGAAGCGCACAAACTCAGATTGCTCGGACTGCTCCGATAGCAGCTCATCTGGCAGTTCTTCAGACTCGTCGTCAGGTAGCTCAAGCTCCTCCAACAGTGACAGCAGCAGTGACTCCGAGAGCgacagcagcagcagcagcagcagtgGTTCCGAGTCGTGTAGCGACTGTTAA
- the LOC124538928 gene encoding uncharacterized protein LOC124538928 encodes MAKVEQPIFILPKKRNGKKPNAIAGHVDHIITVQGAVETELPSKYKNGLSPVSEHVVNGIIHSTMEGLKSNMKINLPIINDVNDEEMTESQLQLDQKPLSLQKNGYQPLSTIHSSREIIDLSPIYENSSDACSSHGDLKEINDNDIQRSCRILNSEYNESSCATPNSLSQTQSENSFEMGPLTDSLKNSAKRRKRVNIVPGIVETDNTDTEITALRVESEGSISPEFSLSESKDCYLTMTGTIKRGKKKGQNVDVKLNISREELEIIEATIVAEEYNKMDVSKCSLYNGPHIFLFSLLCIPFVAFISSMYSFYTGTMAWYNIFTHVTEDLSCIKKVLLAPIVILSYPFLIVLFTIGLGVYAGISQLTFSGANWWKDVCDFEKGFYGWLCNTLGLSECCPYEVVVLMDVKQ; translated from the exons ATGGCTAAAGTCGAACAACCTATATTCATCCTGCCAAAAAAACGAAATGGAAAGAAGCCAAATGCAATCGCCGGGCACGTTGATCATATAATCACAGTGCAG GGAGCTGTAGAAACTGAACTGCCGTCGAAATACAAAAATGGACTTTCGCCGGTTTCTGAGCATGTAGTAAATGGAATTATTCATTCAACAATGGAAGGTCTCAAgtctaatatgaaaataaatttgccAATAATTAATGACGTTAATGATGAAGAAATGACTGAAAGTCAATTACAGTTGGATCAGAAGCCTCTAAGCTTACAAAAGAACGGTTACCAACCGCTGTCAACAATACACAGCAGTCGTGAAATTATTGACCTATCGCCAATATACGAGAATTCTTCCGACGCATGCTCCAGCCACGGAGActtgaaagaaataaatgataatgatattcaAAGAAGCTGCCGAATTTTGAATTCAGAATACAATGAGAGTTCTTGTGCCACTCCAAACAGTTTATCCCAAACACAATCTGAAAACAGCTTTGAAATGGGTCCACTGACCGATAGTCTTAAAAACAGTGCTAAAAGAAGAAAACGAGTCAACATTGTTCCTGGTATTGTAGAAACTGACAACACTGACACAGAGATCACAGCTCTAAGAGTGGAATCAGAAGGATCAATATCCCCAGAATTTTCTTTGTCTGAGAGTAAGGACTGCTATTTGACCATGACTGGTACTATTAAAAGGGGAAAGAAGAAGGGTCAGAATGTCGATGTGAAGTTGAACATATCAAGAGAGGAATTAGAAATAATTGAAGCAACAATAGTTGCAGAGGAGTATAACAAAATGGATGTTTCAAAATGTTCCTTGTATAATGGGccgcatatatttttattcagtctTCTCTGCATTCCGTTTGTTGCTTTCATATCATCAATGTATTCATTCTATACGGGTACCATGGCttggtataatatatttacacatgTTACAGAAGATTTAAGTTGTATCAAGAAGGTGTTATTGGCACCAATAGTGATACTATCTTACCCATTTCTGATAGTATTGTTTACAATTGGTCTCGGTGTATATGCTGGAATTTCGCAACTTACATTCAGTGGTGCTAATTGGTGGAAGGACGTATGTGATTTCGAGAAAGGCTTTTACGGATGGCTCTGTAATACTCTAGGCTTATCTGAATGCTGCCCTTATGAAGTTGTTGTGTTAATGGAtgtaaagcaataa
- the LOC124538929 gene encoding mitochondrial import inner membrane translocase subunit Tim16 codes for MAKYIAQIIVLGTQVVGRAFARALKQELAASQEAAKRAGGGPEGARRAAANASTGLTLEEAMQILNVEKLDPEKIKNNYEHLFNVNDKAKGGSFYLQSKIVRAKERIETELKSKQPKQDQSQSKASS; via the coding sequence atgGCAAAATATATTGCTCAAATAATAGTTCTTGGAACTCAGGTTGTTGGACGAGCGTTTGCTAGGGCACTGAAACAGGAATTAGCTGCGTCACAAGAGGCTGCAAAAAGAGCTGGTGGAGGCCCTGAAGGCGCAAGAAGAGCCGCAGCAAATGCTTCCACAGGACTGACTCTAGAAGAAGCTATGCAGATCCTTAACGTAGAAAAATTAGACCCTGAAAAAATTAAGAACAACTATGAACATTTATTCAACGTTAATGATAAGGCAAAAGGCGGTTCCTTCTACTTACAATCTAAAATAGTTAGAGCTAAGGAGAGAATAGAAACGGAACTGAAAAGTAAACAACCAAAGCAAGATCAAAGTCAATCCAAGGCCTCATcatga